From the Aerococcus viridans genome, the window GCCACAGCAGGATTAGTTGGTCCACAAAGACTCTTCACTACTGAAGCAGGGCAAAACTATCTGCATCATAAGAACTTAACAGATAAAGTAGCTAACATGACCCATATCGCATGGGCAACTGGTGGGTCAATGGTACCAGCAGATGAGCAAGTGTTATTCTACGAAAATGGTAAAGCCAATCAATAATGTGAAACGATAAATCGAAATCACTATAGAAGAAAAGGGTAATTGAGTGTCAAAGCTCACTTACTCTTTTTATTTTGCCCAATTTTTAGCAACAATTGCCACTGCAGGTATGACTTTTAGTGCCTTATTCATCGCATCATTTGTAAGTTCAATTACGAAAAAATTTGGTAAAAAAGAAGCCGGATCATTCGCACTAATCGGTGCAGGCTTCATCTATGTCCTTGCTTTCGTATTAAGCATTCAAAATCCATTAGTATTTGCCATCTTACTTATCGTTGCGGGTATAGTTATGGGTTACTACACTATATCAATGCACGCTTACGTAACAGACGTTATTGATGACTTCTACTTCAAACGTGGTACACGTAAAGATGGTACAATCTACTCAGTTTACTCATTTACACGCAAAGTAGGTCAAGCGATTGCTGGTTTCTTAGCCGGTGCTTTACTAACACAAATTGGTTATTTTTCAGGTGCTGAACAACAAACTGCTGAAGTAGCGAATAGCATCTACTTGCAAAAAGCATCGAACCTTTCCAACTAAAGTGAAGGTTCGATGCTTATAGACGTTTATGAAGTTGAATTTAACTCAATACTTCTCAACAAAAGACTTCAATCTGATGGTTATGCCGTTCTTTAATCTTGCCTTCATCAGCTAATTGATGCAGGGACCGGCTAAGTGTTTCAGATGACATGCCTAAAAATCCTGCTAAAAACCGCTTCGTTTCCTCGTGATAGAATATTTGGTGGCCATTCACCAACTCGGCTTCCTTACAAATGAAATTGAATAACCGGTCTTTTGCGGTACAAGTAGATAACAACATGGATTGCTCTTCTGAAGCGTGTAGGCGCTGAGACAGGGCTTCAATCATCTTAAGGGATAATTGCGGGTAGTCCACCAGCAGTTGTTTAAATTGTTGATTTTCAATCAGGTAAATTTCACTTTTAACCATAGCTACGGCATGCGCCTTGCGGATACCTTCAAATAGGGCTAGTTCACCAGTAAATTCCATCGGTGCAATCATCCGGATGATTTGTTCGTTTCCCAACTCTGATAATCTAAAGATCTTTACTTTACCAGTTAATACAAAGAGAAAATAGCGGGCTTCTGTATTGGTTGCGTAGACCACTTCATTTCGTTTGTACAAGCGTTTAGTAAAATAATGAAATATGTAGCAATTGATCAATCAGATAAATATAAGGAATCGGTTCTGCCTGGAATATCCACTTCCGCTGTAGGGTCACCTTCAGTAAATCAATGATGATATGTCCTAGCCATACAGCTGAAAATAAGAGAATCATATTCGACTGCCAAGTGAGTAACCATGATATAAACAAAAGTAATCCATGGATAGCTAGGTGTCTAGCAAGAGCGGCGTGACTCTTTCTCTTGGCTTCTGACAGTTTCTCACTTTGAAAATGGTAATCACCTAGAAAGTGGGCAATTAATAATACGAGTGTGATGGCATTATGAATCAGTATCATCGACCTCCTGAATGAAACGTGCCAGCTGTTCTTTTCCAGCTAGATAGATTTTAATATTGGCTGAATTTAGTCGTTTACTTAAAGCTGAGGGTGATAATTCTAATTTTTTAGCAAGTGCTTTTTGATTAAATGATTGCTGGTAAATCCCCGTCTCTAAAAGTCCATTGAAGACATATAGCTGGGTTTTAGTCCAACTTGACCGGATAGTATCCGTCAGTAAGAGCAGGGTATTGATGGTGTCATCTTTTCCCTCTAGACCAGTAAAGACTTGACGTAAATTACCGCTGTAATCGTGTTGCTTGACTGATTCAATGGCGCTTCTAGCGTGCCAGTATGCAGGGCCATCTGCGCCTATACTGACTTCAGGATCAATCTCTGTGGCTATTGACCCGTAACCAATCCCAAAGCGAATGGGGTGGGGAATGAGTCGTTGGATGTCATCTATCATTTGAAACACTTGGTGATGAG encodes:
- a CDS encoding MFS transporter, producing MSKLTYSFYFAQFLATIATAGMTFSALFIASFVSSITKKFGKKEAGSFALIGAGFIYVLAFVLSIQNPLVFAILLIVAGIVMGYYTISMHAYVTDVIDDFYFKRGTRKDGTIYSVYSFTRKVGQAIAGFLAGALLTQIGYFSGAEQQTAEVANSIYLQKASNLSN
- a CDS encoding Crp/Fnr family transcriptional regulator — protein: MINCYIFHYFTKRLYKRNEVVYATNTEARYFLFVLTGKVKIFRLSELGNEQIIRMIAPMEFTGELALFEGIRKAHAVAMVKSEIYLIENQQFKQLLVDYPQLSLKMIEALSQRLHASEEQSMLLSTCTAKDRLFNFICKEAELVNGHQIFYHEETKRFLAGFLGMSSETLSRSLHQLADEGKIKERHNHQIEVFC
- a CDS encoding DUF3307 domain-containing protein, which codes for MILIHNAITLVLLIAHFLGDYHFQSEKLSEAKRKSHAALARHLAIHGLLLFISWLLTWQSNMILLFSAVWLGHIIIDLLKVTLQRKWIFQAEPIPYIYLIDQLLHISLFY
- a CDS encoding SatD family protein, with the translated sequence MSKNYIAIIGDLIDSKKSADRESLQENLLESFATINQNYGAIIASKLTITLGDEFQVLIKPHHQVFQMIDDIQRLIPHPIRFGIGYGSIATEIDPEVSIGADGPAYWHARSAIESVKQHDYSGNLRQVFTGLEGKDDTINTLLLLTDTIRSSWTKTQLYVFNGLLETGIYQQSFNQKALAKKLELSPSALSKRLNSANIKIYLAGKEQLARFIQEVDDTDS